tatcccactgctgccaccaaaaatttattactttactctgttacgtatctatttgtttaaatcgatcaaatttaaagttaaattttactgaaaattttttttttatagtttgagttttgaatttaatcggaagggaaataaattgaaatgatattattgtgtatttaatactgatttagatttctaattaatacggtagttgctgccaccagaaatagtctaaggactatttcaaaatattttatttttattattttcttttacgcttaatgggtagcgttaactgacgcttaatgcaactggtaaacgaattccacttttcggctaacctgctatgcgcagggatactagcacgggagaggattaaagctgggtacaataaatatttttcctcgttgaacggatttttatttgaatgtaaaatggcttaggttattatatatatattttattagctagataatatatattttagcgttgctggattggataggaatgtgagatttttcgttgttttatataaatttatttttacgtttgacttcttcttctcttttaatttcgctgtagtagtttgccgttaggaccgaaactcaattcatttactacgatggattctgtcaccacgattttcttgccttttgagtttaataatcggggatgattctaacgatcctctctgtgtgggactcgtgtgatttcgcaagccttgcccaaagacgggtaatattttaccaacagtgggaggaggaatgcggagatcgatgggtgttttcgataagcgaaaacaccgtttgcacaagccaacacagcgaacgatcctttggttaaattctcgaagggaaattgttctgttatatctctcttacaatcgcatgcaatgatggcaagaatatcagttaatagcaacgccggtattgttcttaattttcgattgaccccgacgatgtatttaatagtcctttctgtgcgggacttatgtgatttcgcaagccttgcccaaagacgggtaatattttaccaacaatgggaggaggaatgcgaagatcagtggatgtttcagtagttgaaaacaccgttcgcacaagccgacacagcggacaactcttttgttaaaagtttaaacaatgattctatcttcaaaaccgttcacgaaaataaaacgaaatcgatgataggaagttctaattcaattctcgagggcaacgagattaccagggaagaaggaaattttcaaaattaattttcttaccttgaggagtaggtgctgtctggtgccattgcctcagccgctccggtggtcgtcgaagttttgttgagtttattatttgaactcgaatatagtttactatcaactcttactttatttatctattttaatacagactgagcaattcacttagctggattaataccgcaattacaatgcgcgtttgtgtttaaacgatgaaatgaggacttcaaagataaaattttctttttacttagtcgcgactctcttttcttgaccgaaaaaattaagaccccgaaacgcaaaatactatacaaaatttctaaacgcagtgacgagcgcaatagcgaacgtagtaataaattaataatgggccgtaataacaaacgatcacaagaattatgaacaaactaatgagcgaagaataatgagccgtaaggaatgaacactataaaaaatgaacgaacgcaaattataagaagaatggacactataataatgaacaaagaataatgaaccgtaataagaatgttcaccagaataataatgagcgctgcgctatgttgctacgcttatttataatgccatcccccacggggtggtggtccactgggggtacgcttccgtgggaatcgggatgttgcagtttgggcttcttggaatcgtacgtgacaaaatgcaaattccatatttcgacttagtttttatcagtcctgtgttccgctgagctagcgtctaggagatttgaagcattccacgctgatctaatcctttccacgagaaacttccacgtgctgtaccgtgggaattaccggtgttcttcggcccgtggaagggctgatggctgcagcatcattatcatttcaatgtttactgggtaaacacgcgcagctccgctgctctcccataacaaggacctcctccttcgagttgttttgcgtaagtttggatgtttgcatattaaggttgtttttgtgattttgattgttttttccttttttgctatttccctaggcttcggtgatcgacgttcgaacaatgtttgcggagtcgtttccatcagaggttcctttccagacttccctggtacgtatttagtcttgtttttagtccgcttgattcgtcctgtttcgttttatttaaaatataccgtgttgttctcagcccaagcgaaagagggattccgaagaacccatgggcgactcgggaggaccaatcaaacgcatgcggccctgtaataaaccacgagtatcagagtggttggaggaactattcaacattggtgccgaggccgtgtcgaaattgggctttgacgatttggttactttcgacgagaatttcttcgatgcagagaccgtcgtattggagagggaaccccctctggttgaaatcgttgataccgatcgttgcgtgaaagttcgttttgcgaatgaaattcccgaagaggttttggaggcacatcttcctcaccatgcttctgggagaaagggaatttcccctgttgtgcgctattggtgtatgcgtgagttcagcgaactttatcccagagctccttgcttcgattttgatttagtgtagctgcttcaatttcgttggttcgctgtttgatgttccttattattattaattttttgatgtattttgttttgtgttcaatatatatatatatatatatattttgaatgtgatagtgttaggttatctattttacgtttcttatttttttcaattttatatttccccccttttaattaattatatatatatatttttttttacatttgtagttgcgcatagaatttattaaagaaaagtgttaacaatgtgttttcatgatttgtttctcgcgcctgacttccattaatccctaatattcctgtcgccatgacgcgtgtaaatccaacatggctgctcataaatgtcatcagtaaagtttttagtgacgggtctttagttttgtttgatatcgaagtaatttttcgtctgtcgctcgtttttccttattctaccgcaattggaacatttatttattaatattgttttaaagtgacaatagtataatatgtatatatatatatatatgtttatgttgtgtgtcacttcaatatggctaatgttttgtaattcttcgattgcgttatttattgttttgagtagtttattttatagagtattcgataatataaaacatatgcactcacacatacatatatatatatatacgtatttatatgtatatttctctcgttcatgtagtgttcgtacgaaatgaaatgttaattatttattttatattaatttcttttaataagatagaacacgcacacgcacacgtatatatgtatatatttctggcaaagtgattttcatttagattcttttgtgatatagtgttgtgtatttgaggttatgtgtcaatcatttgatttcatatatacatatatattttgtattgtgacaacatagtattgaaggttttgtttctagattattgtgcgtttaatgtgtgtttacatatttgtgcttgatgacagaatttctgtaagcaattcctcaagtcgttgcggtgttaattattttgagcgtttggcctgtcgacaggttgtcgcttggtcccaagtgttgcgttgtgtgttctattttttttgtagattattaatagtggttttagtttagaaaatagattatttatatgtttatatagagacatgcatgtttcataatgtagttcttattttataatgctttaccggcatgtaggctagttttaaatatgtatttcagattgtagaatgcacatagattagtagtagtatagaatatatatgtttctgacaatgtaacttttatttctttaataatacaatattgtatgttttatatattcgttagactattagtttttaacttcgtatatacttataattcataaattgataatattgtatttgttgcatagtattataagcactaacactaatatttactagtttattacatatctagcatatatgtttatacttatatgtaactctccaagttgattgattaaaatatatttatatatacatgtatttctggcgcttcaattatttccctttttgtagttattcttatttcctggtttatttgtttggttcgtaactcgttcaatccgttagctggttttatttattttattttatactggttggatttattagtcgccctcgctttgttaatccttcctttagtttcgtagcgccgtgtgttcgtttgtgcattcaaatctttattcgcgcgttttgtatagaatagttttcttgttcttgttacggcgcgtgcggagcgcgggacgtgacacccccgcccttggagttcaaatttccaaaggaaatttgactgatggtgtctctgagtcggctcaaggcggacgtagatggcgttggttgttaagtgactaccggtgttatcgatatccctcgaggttgtgctgtttgatcatcgatatttcgttttcttttgaggtatagtagcaggtgggtaactgagccgcatattgctcctaatagggcgattccacatccgtaagtttcacgtaactggtatccgtgtatggctatatctattatcgtcttgattagtttaaatattacaagtattccaaatattgctgcactgacagttccaaattccataaaaccaatccataagcttgatacggtattttttgctattgtcgttaatgtgttttcgtccatcattcccaggatgtttactgttccagggacgattgtttttcctgttgctcctctggccaatgtgttcaaaactgcagatttttctgccgggaacatgacgtggtcccatagtgcatcgaggtctttttgggtatatattccgctcgtggccaacgacgatggtgctgaatattgccacgtttggcgtacgtccgggcggagttcctgtggtgcaattgttttcatgggttttggtacgaatttgtgccagagtccgtcgatattgtatagcgtaggtagtaccgcgctacattctctgtggtttccgtgttgcgttaggatgtgtgtttttggcgttaaaaatgcggtgcgattcccttgccaaacgggtagctccgagtagcattctgttgtatgtcgtacttttacttgtaccggaatgcatttgactatgtggactgcttctcctgcgatcagggccatgtgtcctggggttttggatatggtatatgcaaattcatcgggcagtaagattgctaagcttaaagcattttctattagtttcttctgcgtggtacatctttgtgtcagtatatcatggtacaatgttgtcatttgtcgtttaatatgtttctctacgtaaatgaattttgagttgacgtatgcgaatatgtccaagttttcgactgctgtcttgcttttggagataaacgtatttcctcttgttgtttcaactatttgg
The Bombus vancouverensis nearcticus chromosome 6, iyBomVanc1_principal, whole genome shotgun sequence DNA segment above includes these coding regions:
- the LOC143302767 gene encoding uncharacterized protein LOC143302767 — protein: MAAASLSFQCLLGKHAQLRCSPITRTSSFELFCASVIDVRTMFAESFPSEVPFQTSLPKRKRDSEEPMGDSGGPIKRMRPCNKPRVSEWLEELFNIGAEAVSKLGFDDLVTFDENFFDAETVVLEREPPLVEIVDTDRCVKVRFANEIPEEVLEAHLPHHASGRKGISPVVRYWCMREFSELYPRAPCFDFDLV
- the LOC143302768 gene encoding uncharacterized protein LOC143302768 isoform X1, translating into MAISIIVLISLNITSIPNIAALTVPNSIKPIHKLDTVFFAIVVNVFSSIIPRMFTVPGTIVFPVAPLANVFKTADFSAGNMTWSHSASRSFWVYIPLVANDDGAEYCHVWRTSGRSSCGAIVFMGFGTNLCQSPSILYSVVIVGCMLQSPMEFREIVVTLRWLPLQSYPTRPYAILMRVDSISIWSCA
- the LOC143302768 gene encoding uncharacterized protein LOC143302768 isoform X2; translation: MTWSHSASRSFWVYIPLVANDDGAEYCHVWRTSGRSSCGAIVFMGFGTNLCQSPSILYSVVIVGCMLQSPMEFREIVVTLRWLPLQSYPTRPYAILMRVDSISIWSCA